The Struthio camelus isolate bStrCam1 chromosome 14, bStrCam1.hap1, whole genome shotgun sequence genome has a window encoding:
- the LOC104147013 gene encoding 6-phosphofructo-2-kinase/fructose-2,6-bisphosphatase 4 isoform X2, which produces MQICSGVAAWVYSCVPEDACCLGRLNLRGSPGGVKTRFFEAQDKQKSLFRFAEVRGRANTPGAMLQPRRAGCSLFPRLAFLESERARARLKARQGGKETSSCLVPGPCAEELLRRLSGGSLGWMVCMTNCPTLIVMVGLPARGKTYISKKLTRYLNWIGVPTKEFNVGQYRRDLVKKYKSFEFFLPDNEEGLKIRKQCALTALNDVRQYLSEENGHVAVFDATNTTRERRETIYKFGEENGYKTFFVESVCVDPEVIAANIVQVKLGSPDYVDCSNDEATEDFMKRIECYKNSYETLDENLDKDLSYIKIMDVGRSYLVNRVMDHIQSRIVYYLMNIHVTPRSIYLCRHGESELNLKGRIGGDPGLSVRGKEFAKSLAQFINEQNIKDLKVWTSQMKRTIQTAEALGVPYEQWKVLNEIDAGVCEEMTYEEIQENYPLEFALRDQDKYRYRYPKGESYEDLVQRLEPVIMELERQENVLVICHQAVMRCLLAYFLDKPAEQLPYLKCPLHTVLKLTPVAYGCKVESIFLNVEAVNTHRDKPENVDICRPPEDALVAVPAPQ; this is translated from the exons ATGCAGATTTGCTCCGGTGTAGCAGCTTGGGTTTACAGCTGCGTCCCCGAAGACGCGTGTTGCCTGGGAAGACTAAACTTGCGTGGCTCACCCGGAGGGGTTAAAACAAGGTTTTTTGAAGCGCAGGACAAGCAGAAAAGCCTGTTTCGGTTTGCAGAGGTTCGCGGGAGAGCAAACACGCCCGGGGCGATGCTGCAGCCTCGCCGGGCAGGCTGTTCGCTGTTCCCGCGACTGGCATTTCTGGAGTCGGAGCGTGCGCGCGCGCGCTtgaaggcaaggcaaggaggcAAGGAGACGTCGTCCTGCTTGGTTCCCGGCCCCTGCGCAGAAGAGCTGCTCCGGAGGCTTTCGGGAGGCTCCCTGGGTTGGATGG TGTGCATGACCAATTGCCCTACGCTGATCGTCATGGTGGGGCTCCCAGCGCGAGGCAAAACCTACATCTCGAAGAAGCTGACGCGCTACCTGAACTGGATCGGCGTGCCTACGAAAG AGTTTAACGTGGGTCAGTACCGTCGAGATTTGGTGAAGAAGTATAAATCTTTTGAATTCTTCCTGCCAGACAACGAGGAAGGCCTGAAGATCAGGAA ACAGTGTGCCTTAACAGCGCTGAACGACGTCCGACAGTACCTCAGTGAAGAAAACGGGCACGTGGCC GTCTTTGATGCCACAAACACAACTCGAGAGCGCAGAGAAACTATTTACAAATTTGGCGAAGAAAATGGGTATAAG actttttttgttgAGTCAGTGTGTGTGGATCCAGAGGTCATAGCTGCAAACATTGTG caagTGAAACTGGGTAGCCCGGACTATGTTGATTGTAGTAATGATGAAGCAACAGAAGATTTCATGAAGAGAATAGAGTGCTACAAGAACTCCTATGAGACTCTAGATGAAAACCTTGACAA GGATCTTTCCTATATTAAAATTATGGACGTTGGAAGGAGTTACCTTGTGAACAGAGTCATGGATCACATCCAGAGCCGGATTGTCTACTACCTCATGAATATCCACGTGACTCCTCGGTCAATCTACCTCTGTCGACACGGAGAAAGCGAGCTCAATCTGAAAGGGAGAATAGGAGGAGatcctgggctgtccgtcagggGGAAAGAA tttgccaAAAGCTTGGCGCAGTTTATTAATGAGCAAAATATCAAAGATCTGAAGGTTTGGACCAGTCAGATGAAAAGGACGATTCAGACTGCCGAAGCCTTGGGAGTGCCTTATGAGCAGTGGAAGGTTTTGAACGAGATAGATGCA GGAGTGTGTGAAGAAATGACATatgaagaaatacaggaaaattacCCGCTCGAGTTTGCACTGAGAGACCAAGACAAATACAGATACAGATACCCTAAGGGAGAG TCCTATGAAGACCTTGTCCAGAGGCTGGAGCCAGTCATTATGGAGCTGGAAAGGCAGGAGAACGTGCTTGTCATATGTCACCAAGCTGTCATGCGCTGTTTGCTTGCGTATTTTCTCGACAAGCCTGCAG AACAACTGCCTTACCTCAAGTGCCCGCTGCATACTGTCTTAAAGCTAACCCCCGTGGCTTATG GATGTAAAGTGGAATCCATATTCCTGAATGTGGAAGCTGTAAACACGCACAGAGACAAACCCGAG AACGTAGACATTTGCAGACCTCCTGAGGACGCTCTTGTAGCAGTCCCTGCTCCTCAGTGA
- the LOC104147013 gene encoding 6-phosphofructo-2-kinase/fructose-2,6-bisphosphatase 4 isoform X7, with the protein MTNCPTLIVMVGLPARGKTYISKKLTRYLNWIGVPTKEFNVGQYRRDLVKKYKSFEFFLPDNEEGLKIRKQCALTALNDVRQYLSEENGHVAVFDATNTTRERRETIYKFGEENGYKTFFVESVCVDPEVIAANIVQVKLGSPDYVDCSNDEATEDFMKRIECYKNSYETLDENLDKDLSYIKIMDVGRSYLVNRVMDHIQSRIVYYLMNIHVTPRSIYLCRHGESELNLKGRIGGDPGLSVRGKEFAKSLAQFINEQNIKDLKVWTSQMKRTIQTAEALGVPYEQWKVLNEIDAGVCEEMTYEEIQENYPLEFALRDQDKYRYRYPKGESYEDLVQRLEPVIMELERQENVLVICHQAVMRCLLAYFLDKPAEQLPYLKCPLHTVLKLTPVAYGCKVESIFLNVEAVNTHRDKPENVGVDRSREEALRTVPNHL; encoded by the exons ATGACCAATTGCCCTACGCTGATCGTCATGGTGGGGCTCCCAGCGCGAGGCAAAACCTACATCTCGAAGAAGCTGACGCGCTACCTGAACTGGATCGGCGTGCCTACGAAAG AGTTTAACGTGGGTCAGTACCGTCGAGATTTGGTGAAGAAGTATAAATCTTTTGAATTCTTCCTGCCAGACAACGAGGAAGGCCTGAAGATCAGGAA ACAGTGTGCCTTAACAGCGCTGAACGACGTCCGACAGTACCTCAGTGAAGAAAACGGGCACGTGGCC GTCTTTGATGCCACAAACACAACTCGAGAGCGCAGAGAAACTATTTACAAATTTGGCGAAGAAAATGGGTATAAG actttttttgttgAGTCAGTGTGTGTGGATCCAGAGGTCATAGCTGCAAACATTGTG caagTGAAACTGGGTAGCCCGGACTATGTTGATTGTAGTAATGATGAAGCAACAGAAGATTTCATGAAGAGAATAGAGTGCTACAAGAACTCCTATGAGACTCTAGATGAAAACCTTGACAA GGATCTTTCCTATATTAAAATTATGGACGTTGGAAGGAGTTACCTTGTGAACAGAGTCATGGATCACATCCAGAGCCGGATTGTCTACTACCTCATGAATATCCACGTGACTCCTCGGTCAATCTACCTCTGTCGACACGGAGAAAGCGAGCTCAATCTGAAAGGGAGAATAGGAGGAGatcctgggctgtccgtcagggGGAAAGAA tttgccaAAAGCTTGGCGCAGTTTATTAATGAGCAAAATATCAAAGATCTGAAGGTTTGGACCAGTCAGATGAAAAGGACGATTCAGACTGCCGAAGCCTTGGGAGTGCCTTATGAGCAGTGGAAGGTTTTGAACGAGATAGATGCA GGAGTGTGTGAAGAAATGACATatgaagaaatacaggaaaattacCCGCTCGAGTTTGCACTGAGAGACCAAGACAAATACAGATACAGATACCCTAAGGGAGAG TCCTATGAAGACCTTGTCCAGAGGCTGGAGCCAGTCATTATGGAGCTGGAAAGGCAGGAGAACGTGCTTGTCATATGTCACCAAGCTGTCATGCGCTGTTTGCTTGCGTATTTTCTCGACAAGCCTGCAG AACAACTGCCTTACCTCAAGTGCCCGCTGCATACTGTCTTAAAGCTAACCCCCGTGGCTTATG GATGTAAAGTGGAATCCATATTCCTGAATGTGGAAGCTGTAAACACGCACAGAGACAAACCCGAG
- the LOC104147013 gene encoding 6-phosphofructo-2-kinase/fructose-2,6-bisphosphatase 4 isoform X4 — translation MAAAPARELTQNPLQKTWEPYDNGLPAGHSAQRGVCMTNCPTLIVMVGLPARGKTYISKKLTRYLNWIGVPTKEFNVGQYRRDLVKKYKSFEFFLPDNEEGLKIRKQCALTALNDVRQYLSEENGHVAVFDATNTTRERRETIYKFGEENGYKTFFVESVCVDPEVIAANIVQVKLGSPDYVDCSNDEATEDFMKRIECYKNSYETLDENLDKDLSYIKIMDVGRSYLVNRVMDHIQSRIVYYLMNIHVTPRSIYLCRHGESELNLKGRIGGDPGLSVRGKEFAKSLAQFINEQNIKDLKVWTSQMKRTIQTAEALGVPYEQWKVLNEIDAGVCEEMTYEEIQENYPLEFALRDQDKYRYRYPKGESYEDLVQRLEPVIMELERQENVLVICHQAVMRCLLAYFLDKPAEQLPYLKCPLHTVLKLTPVAYGCKVESIFLNVEAVNTHRDKPENVDICRPPEDALVAVPAPQ, via the exons atggcggcggcgccggcgcgggaGCTCACGCAGAACCCGCTGCAGAAGACGTGGGAGCCCTACGACAACGGGCTGCCGGCCGGGCACAGCGCCCAGCGCGGCG TGTGCATGACCAATTGCCCTACGCTGATCGTCATGGTGGGGCTCCCAGCGCGAGGCAAAACCTACATCTCGAAGAAGCTGACGCGCTACCTGAACTGGATCGGCGTGCCTACGAAAG AGTTTAACGTGGGTCAGTACCGTCGAGATTTGGTGAAGAAGTATAAATCTTTTGAATTCTTCCTGCCAGACAACGAGGAAGGCCTGAAGATCAGGAA ACAGTGTGCCTTAACAGCGCTGAACGACGTCCGACAGTACCTCAGTGAAGAAAACGGGCACGTGGCC GTCTTTGATGCCACAAACACAACTCGAGAGCGCAGAGAAACTATTTACAAATTTGGCGAAGAAAATGGGTATAAG actttttttgttgAGTCAGTGTGTGTGGATCCAGAGGTCATAGCTGCAAACATTGTG caagTGAAACTGGGTAGCCCGGACTATGTTGATTGTAGTAATGATGAAGCAACAGAAGATTTCATGAAGAGAATAGAGTGCTACAAGAACTCCTATGAGACTCTAGATGAAAACCTTGACAA GGATCTTTCCTATATTAAAATTATGGACGTTGGAAGGAGTTACCTTGTGAACAGAGTCATGGATCACATCCAGAGCCGGATTGTCTACTACCTCATGAATATCCACGTGACTCCTCGGTCAATCTACCTCTGTCGACACGGAGAAAGCGAGCTCAATCTGAAAGGGAGAATAGGAGGAGatcctgggctgtccgtcagggGGAAAGAA tttgccaAAAGCTTGGCGCAGTTTATTAATGAGCAAAATATCAAAGATCTGAAGGTTTGGACCAGTCAGATGAAAAGGACGATTCAGACTGCCGAAGCCTTGGGAGTGCCTTATGAGCAGTGGAAGGTTTTGAACGAGATAGATGCA GGAGTGTGTGAAGAAATGACATatgaagaaatacaggaaaattacCCGCTCGAGTTTGCACTGAGAGACCAAGACAAATACAGATACAGATACCCTAAGGGAGAG TCCTATGAAGACCTTGTCCAGAGGCTGGAGCCAGTCATTATGGAGCTGGAAAGGCAGGAGAACGTGCTTGTCATATGTCACCAAGCTGTCATGCGCTGTTTGCTTGCGTATTTTCTCGACAAGCCTGCAG AACAACTGCCTTACCTCAAGTGCCCGCTGCATACTGTCTTAAAGCTAACCCCCGTGGCTTATG GATGTAAAGTGGAATCCATATTCCTGAATGTGGAAGCTGTAAACACGCACAGAGACAAACCCGAG AACGTAGACATTTGCAGACCTCCTGAGGACGCTCTTGTAGCAGTCCCTGCTCCTCAGTGA
- the LOC104147013 gene encoding 6-phosphofructo-2-kinase/fructose-2,6-bisphosphatase 4 isoform X6, with protein MWGSRSRRAVCMTNCPTLIVMVGLPARGKTYISKKLTRYLNWIGVPTKEFNVGQYRRDLVKKYKSFEFFLPDNEEGLKIRKQCALTALNDVRQYLSEENGHVAVFDATNTTRERRETIYKFGEENGYKTFFVESVCVDPEVIAANIVQVKLGSPDYVDCSNDEATEDFMKRIECYKNSYETLDENLDKDLSYIKIMDVGRSYLVNRVMDHIQSRIVYYLMNIHVTPRSIYLCRHGESELNLKGRIGGDPGLSVRGKEFAKSLAQFINEQNIKDLKVWTSQMKRTIQTAEALGVPYEQWKVLNEIDAGVCEEMTYEEIQENYPLEFALRDQDKYRYRYPKGESYEDLVQRLEPVIMELERQENVLVICHQAVMRCLLAYFLDKPAEQLPYLKCPLHTVLKLTPVAYGCKVESIFLNVEAVNTHRDKPENVDICRPPEDALVAVPAPQ; from the exons TGTGCATGACCAATTGCCCTACGCTGATCGTCATGGTGGGGCTCCCAGCGCGAGGCAAAACCTACATCTCGAAGAAGCTGACGCGCTACCTGAACTGGATCGGCGTGCCTACGAAAG AGTTTAACGTGGGTCAGTACCGTCGAGATTTGGTGAAGAAGTATAAATCTTTTGAATTCTTCCTGCCAGACAACGAGGAAGGCCTGAAGATCAGGAA ACAGTGTGCCTTAACAGCGCTGAACGACGTCCGACAGTACCTCAGTGAAGAAAACGGGCACGTGGCC GTCTTTGATGCCACAAACACAACTCGAGAGCGCAGAGAAACTATTTACAAATTTGGCGAAGAAAATGGGTATAAG actttttttgttgAGTCAGTGTGTGTGGATCCAGAGGTCATAGCTGCAAACATTGTG caagTGAAACTGGGTAGCCCGGACTATGTTGATTGTAGTAATGATGAAGCAACAGAAGATTTCATGAAGAGAATAGAGTGCTACAAGAACTCCTATGAGACTCTAGATGAAAACCTTGACAA GGATCTTTCCTATATTAAAATTATGGACGTTGGAAGGAGTTACCTTGTGAACAGAGTCATGGATCACATCCAGAGCCGGATTGTCTACTACCTCATGAATATCCACGTGACTCCTCGGTCAATCTACCTCTGTCGACACGGAGAAAGCGAGCTCAATCTGAAAGGGAGAATAGGAGGAGatcctgggctgtccgtcagggGGAAAGAA tttgccaAAAGCTTGGCGCAGTTTATTAATGAGCAAAATATCAAAGATCTGAAGGTTTGGACCAGTCAGATGAAAAGGACGATTCAGACTGCCGAAGCCTTGGGAGTGCCTTATGAGCAGTGGAAGGTTTTGAACGAGATAGATGCA GGAGTGTGTGAAGAAATGACATatgaagaaatacaggaaaattacCCGCTCGAGTTTGCACTGAGAGACCAAGACAAATACAGATACAGATACCCTAAGGGAGAG TCCTATGAAGACCTTGTCCAGAGGCTGGAGCCAGTCATTATGGAGCTGGAAAGGCAGGAGAACGTGCTTGTCATATGTCACCAAGCTGTCATGCGCTGTTTGCTTGCGTATTTTCTCGACAAGCCTGCAG AACAACTGCCTTACCTCAAGTGCCCGCTGCATACTGTCTTAAAGCTAACCCCCGTGGCTTATG GATGTAAAGTGGAATCCATATTCCTGAATGTGGAAGCTGTAAACACGCACAGAGACAAACCCGAG AACGTAGACATTTGCAGACCTCCTGAGGACGCTCTTGTAGCAGTCCCTGCTCCTCAGTGA
- the LOC104147013 gene encoding 6-phosphofructo-2-kinase/fructose-2,6-bisphosphatase 4 isoform X3 gives MAAAPARELTQNPLQKTWEPYDNGLPAGHSAQRGVCMTNCPTLIVMVGLPARGKTYISKKLTRYLNWIGVPTKEFNVGQYRRDLVKKYKSFEFFLPDNEEGLKIRKQCALTALNDVRQYLSEENGHVAVFDATNTTRERRETIYKFGEENGYKTFFVESVCVDPEVIAANIVQVKLGSPDYVDCSNDEATEDFMKRIECYKNSYETLDENLDKDLSYIKIMDVGRSYLVNRVMDHIQSRIVYYLMNIHVTPRSIYLCRHGESELNLKGRIGGDPGLSVRGKEFAKSLAQFINEQNIKDLKVWTSQMKRTIQTAEALGVPYEQWKVLNEIDAGVCEEMTYEEIQENYPLEFALRDQDKYRYRYPKGESYEDLVQRLEPVIMELERQENVLVICHQAVMRCLLAYFLDKPAEQLPYLKCPLHTVLKLTPVAYGCKVESIFLNVEAVNTHRDKPENVGVDRSREEALRTVPNHL, from the exons atggcggcggcgccggcgcgggaGCTCACGCAGAACCCGCTGCAGAAGACGTGGGAGCCCTACGACAACGGGCTGCCGGCCGGGCACAGCGCCCAGCGCGGCG TGTGCATGACCAATTGCCCTACGCTGATCGTCATGGTGGGGCTCCCAGCGCGAGGCAAAACCTACATCTCGAAGAAGCTGACGCGCTACCTGAACTGGATCGGCGTGCCTACGAAAG AGTTTAACGTGGGTCAGTACCGTCGAGATTTGGTGAAGAAGTATAAATCTTTTGAATTCTTCCTGCCAGACAACGAGGAAGGCCTGAAGATCAGGAA ACAGTGTGCCTTAACAGCGCTGAACGACGTCCGACAGTACCTCAGTGAAGAAAACGGGCACGTGGCC GTCTTTGATGCCACAAACACAACTCGAGAGCGCAGAGAAACTATTTACAAATTTGGCGAAGAAAATGGGTATAAG actttttttgttgAGTCAGTGTGTGTGGATCCAGAGGTCATAGCTGCAAACATTGTG caagTGAAACTGGGTAGCCCGGACTATGTTGATTGTAGTAATGATGAAGCAACAGAAGATTTCATGAAGAGAATAGAGTGCTACAAGAACTCCTATGAGACTCTAGATGAAAACCTTGACAA GGATCTTTCCTATATTAAAATTATGGACGTTGGAAGGAGTTACCTTGTGAACAGAGTCATGGATCACATCCAGAGCCGGATTGTCTACTACCTCATGAATATCCACGTGACTCCTCGGTCAATCTACCTCTGTCGACACGGAGAAAGCGAGCTCAATCTGAAAGGGAGAATAGGAGGAGatcctgggctgtccgtcagggGGAAAGAA tttgccaAAAGCTTGGCGCAGTTTATTAATGAGCAAAATATCAAAGATCTGAAGGTTTGGACCAGTCAGATGAAAAGGACGATTCAGACTGCCGAAGCCTTGGGAGTGCCTTATGAGCAGTGGAAGGTTTTGAACGAGATAGATGCA GGAGTGTGTGAAGAAATGACATatgaagaaatacaggaaaattacCCGCTCGAGTTTGCACTGAGAGACCAAGACAAATACAGATACAGATACCCTAAGGGAGAG TCCTATGAAGACCTTGTCCAGAGGCTGGAGCCAGTCATTATGGAGCTGGAAAGGCAGGAGAACGTGCTTGTCATATGTCACCAAGCTGTCATGCGCTGTTTGCTTGCGTATTTTCTCGACAAGCCTGCAG AACAACTGCCTTACCTCAAGTGCCCGCTGCATACTGTCTTAAAGCTAACCCCCGTGGCTTATG GATGTAAAGTGGAATCCATATTCCTGAATGTGGAAGCTGTAAACACGCACAGAGACAAACCCGAG
- the LOC104147013 gene encoding 6-phosphofructo-2-kinase/fructose-2,6-bisphosphatase 4 isoform X1: MQICSGVAAWVYSCVPEDACCLGRLNLRGSPGGVKTRFFEAQDKQKSLFRFAEVRGRANTPGAMLQPRRAGCSLFPRLAFLESERARARLKARQGGKETSSCLVPGPCAEELLRRLSGGSLGWMVCMTNCPTLIVMVGLPARGKTYISKKLTRYLNWIGVPTKEFNVGQYRRDLVKKYKSFEFFLPDNEEGLKIRKQCALTALNDVRQYLSEENGHVAVFDATNTTRERRETIYKFGEENGYKTFFVESVCVDPEVIAANIVQVKLGSPDYVDCSNDEATEDFMKRIECYKNSYETLDENLDKDLSYIKIMDVGRSYLVNRVMDHIQSRIVYYLMNIHVTPRSIYLCRHGESELNLKGRIGGDPGLSVRGKEFAKSLAQFINEQNIKDLKVWTSQMKRTIQTAEALGVPYEQWKVLNEIDAGVCEEMTYEEIQENYPLEFALRDQDKYRYRYPKGESYEDLVQRLEPVIMELERQENVLVICHQAVMRCLLAYFLDKPAEQLPYLKCPLHTVLKLTPVAYGCKVESIFLNVEAVNTHRDKPENVGVDRSREEALRTVPNHL; encoded by the exons ATGCAGATTTGCTCCGGTGTAGCAGCTTGGGTTTACAGCTGCGTCCCCGAAGACGCGTGTTGCCTGGGAAGACTAAACTTGCGTGGCTCACCCGGAGGGGTTAAAACAAGGTTTTTTGAAGCGCAGGACAAGCAGAAAAGCCTGTTTCGGTTTGCAGAGGTTCGCGGGAGAGCAAACACGCCCGGGGCGATGCTGCAGCCTCGCCGGGCAGGCTGTTCGCTGTTCCCGCGACTGGCATTTCTGGAGTCGGAGCGTGCGCGCGCGCGCTtgaaggcaaggcaaggaggcAAGGAGACGTCGTCCTGCTTGGTTCCCGGCCCCTGCGCAGAAGAGCTGCTCCGGAGGCTTTCGGGAGGCTCCCTGGGTTGGATGG TGTGCATGACCAATTGCCCTACGCTGATCGTCATGGTGGGGCTCCCAGCGCGAGGCAAAACCTACATCTCGAAGAAGCTGACGCGCTACCTGAACTGGATCGGCGTGCCTACGAAAG AGTTTAACGTGGGTCAGTACCGTCGAGATTTGGTGAAGAAGTATAAATCTTTTGAATTCTTCCTGCCAGACAACGAGGAAGGCCTGAAGATCAGGAA ACAGTGTGCCTTAACAGCGCTGAACGACGTCCGACAGTACCTCAGTGAAGAAAACGGGCACGTGGCC GTCTTTGATGCCACAAACACAACTCGAGAGCGCAGAGAAACTATTTACAAATTTGGCGAAGAAAATGGGTATAAG actttttttgttgAGTCAGTGTGTGTGGATCCAGAGGTCATAGCTGCAAACATTGTG caagTGAAACTGGGTAGCCCGGACTATGTTGATTGTAGTAATGATGAAGCAACAGAAGATTTCATGAAGAGAATAGAGTGCTACAAGAACTCCTATGAGACTCTAGATGAAAACCTTGACAA GGATCTTTCCTATATTAAAATTATGGACGTTGGAAGGAGTTACCTTGTGAACAGAGTCATGGATCACATCCAGAGCCGGATTGTCTACTACCTCATGAATATCCACGTGACTCCTCGGTCAATCTACCTCTGTCGACACGGAGAAAGCGAGCTCAATCTGAAAGGGAGAATAGGAGGAGatcctgggctgtccgtcagggGGAAAGAA tttgccaAAAGCTTGGCGCAGTTTATTAATGAGCAAAATATCAAAGATCTGAAGGTTTGGACCAGTCAGATGAAAAGGACGATTCAGACTGCCGAAGCCTTGGGAGTGCCTTATGAGCAGTGGAAGGTTTTGAACGAGATAGATGCA GGAGTGTGTGAAGAAATGACATatgaagaaatacaggaaaattacCCGCTCGAGTTTGCACTGAGAGACCAAGACAAATACAGATACAGATACCCTAAGGGAGAG TCCTATGAAGACCTTGTCCAGAGGCTGGAGCCAGTCATTATGGAGCTGGAAAGGCAGGAGAACGTGCTTGTCATATGTCACCAAGCTGTCATGCGCTGTTTGCTTGCGTATTTTCTCGACAAGCCTGCAG AACAACTGCCTTACCTCAAGTGCCCGCTGCATACTGTCTTAAAGCTAACCCCCGTGGCTTATG GATGTAAAGTGGAATCCATATTCCTGAATGTGGAAGCTGTAAACACGCACAGAGACAAACCCGAG
- the LOC104147013 gene encoding 6-phosphofructo-2-kinase/fructose-2,6-bisphosphatase 4 isoform X5 translates to MWGSRSRRAVCMTNCPTLIVMVGLPARGKTYISKKLTRYLNWIGVPTKEFNVGQYRRDLVKKYKSFEFFLPDNEEGLKIRKQCALTALNDVRQYLSEENGHVAVFDATNTTRERRETIYKFGEENGYKTFFVESVCVDPEVIAANIVQVKLGSPDYVDCSNDEATEDFMKRIECYKNSYETLDENLDKDLSYIKIMDVGRSYLVNRVMDHIQSRIVYYLMNIHVTPRSIYLCRHGESELNLKGRIGGDPGLSVRGKEFAKSLAQFINEQNIKDLKVWTSQMKRTIQTAEALGVPYEQWKVLNEIDAGVCEEMTYEEIQENYPLEFALRDQDKYRYRYPKGESYEDLVQRLEPVIMELERQENVLVICHQAVMRCLLAYFLDKPAEQLPYLKCPLHTVLKLTPVAYGCKVESIFLNVEAVNTHRDKPENVGVDRSREEALRTVPNHL, encoded by the exons TGTGCATGACCAATTGCCCTACGCTGATCGTCATGGTGGGGCTCCCAGCGCGAGGCAAAACCTACATCTCGAAGAAGCTGACGCGCTACCTGAACTGGATCGGCGTGCCTACGAAAG AGTTTAACGTGGGTCAGTACCGTCGAGATTTGGTGAAGAAGTATAAATCTTTTGAATTCTTCCTGCCAGACAACGAGGAAGGCCTGAAGATCAGGAA ACAGTGTGCCTTAACAGCGCTGAACGACGTCCGACAGTACCTCAGTGAAGAAAACGGGCACGTGGCC GTCTTTGATGCCACAAACACAACTCGAGAGCGCAGAGAAACTATTTACAAATTTGGCGAAGAAAATGGGTATAAG actttttttgttgAGTCAGTGTGTGTGGATCCAGAGGTCATAGCTGCAAACATTGTG caagTGAAACTGGGTAGCCCGGACTATGTTGATTGTAGTAATGATGAAGCAACAGAAGATTTCATGAAGAGAATAGAGTGCTACAAGAACTCCTATGAGACTCTAGATGAAAACCTTGACAA GGATCTTTCCTATATTAAAATTATGGACGTTGGAAGGAGTTACCTTGTGAACAGAGTCATGGATCACATCCAGAGCCGGATTGTCTACTACCTCATGAATATCCACGTGACTCCTCGGTCAATCTACCTCTGTCGACACGGAGAAAGCGAGCTCAATCTGAAAGGGAGAATAGGAGGAGatcctgggctgtccgtcagggGGAAAGAA tttgccaAAAGCTTGGCGCAGTTTATTAATGAGCAAAATATCAAAGATCTGAAGGTTTGGACCAGTCAGATGAAAAGGACGATTCAGACTGCCGAAGCCTTGGGAGTGCCTTATGAGCAGTGGAAGGTTTTGAACGAGATAGATGCA GGAGTGTGTGAAGAAATGACATatgaagaaatacaggaaaattacCCGCTCGAGTTTGCACTGAGAGACCAAGACAAATACAGATACAGATACCCTAAGGGAGAG TCCTATGAAGACCTTGTCCAGAGGCTGGAGCCAGTCATTATGGAGCTGGAAAGGCAGGAGAACGTGCTTGTCATATGTCACCAAGCTGTCATGCGCTGTTTGCTTGCGTATTTTCTCGACAAGCCTGCAG AACAACTGCCTTACCTCAAGTGCCCGCTGCATACTGTCTTAAAGCTAACCCCCGTGGCTTATG GATGTAAAGTGGAATCCATATTCCTGAATGTGGAAGCTGTAAACACGCACAGAGACAAACCCGAG